One genomic region from Streptomyces venezuelae encodes:
- a CDS encoding glycosyltransferase family 2 protein: MGNRPDDLRALIDSVAKQEGDPVEIVVVGQGTPVTGVPDGVRTVDLPENVGIPAGRNIGIEAFGPGGTDVDVLLFLDDDGLLAHADTAELVRQAFTADPRLGIISFRIADPETGDTQRRHVPRLRASDPMRSSRVTTFLGGANAVRTKVFAEVGVLPGEFFYAHEETDLAWRALDADWMIDYRSDMVLLHPTTAPSRHASYHFNVARNRVWLARRNLPAPLVPVYLGVWLLLTLARRPSLSALKAWFGGFREGWTTPCGPRRPMRWRTVWRLTRLGRPPVV, encoded by the coding sequence ATGGGCAACCGCCCCGACGACCTGCGCGCGCTGATCGACTCGGTCGCCAAGCAGGAGGGCGACCCCGTCGAGATCGTCGTCGTCGGGCAGGGCACCCCGGTCACCGGGGTGCCCGACGGGGTCCGCACCGTCGACCTGCCGGAGAACGTCGGCATCCCCGCCGGCCGCAACATCGGCATCGAGGCCTTCGGCCCCGGCGGCACCGACGTCGACGTCCTGCTCTTCCTCGACGACGACGGACTGCTGGCTCACGCGGACACCGCCGAACTGGTCCGCCAGGCCTTCACGGCGGACCCCCGCCTCGGCATCATCAGCTTCCGCATCGCCGATCCCGAGACCGGGGACACCCAGCGCCGGCACGTGCCGCGGTTGCGCGCCTCCGACCCGATGCGCTCCTCGCGGGTGACGACCTTCCTCGGCGGCGCCAACGCCGTCCGCACCAAGGTCTTCGCCGAAGTGGGCGTTCTCCCGGGGGAGTTCTTCTACGCGCACGAGGAGACCGATCTCGCCTGGCGCGCGCTCGACGCCGACTGGATGATCGACTACCGTTCCGACATGGTGCTGTTGCACCCCACTACGGCACCTTCCCGCCACGCCTCGTACCACTTCAACGTGGCCCGTAACCGAGTGTGGCTGGCACGTCGCAATCTGCCCGCGCCCCTGGTGCCGGTGTATCTCGGCGTCTGGCTGCTGCTCACCCTGGCACGTCGACCCTCGCTCTCCGCGCTCAAGGCGTGGTTCGGCGGTTTCCGCGAGGGGTGGACGACTCCCTGCGGGCCGCGCCGCCCGATGAGGTGGCGTACGGTGTGGCGCCTGACCCGGCTGGGTCGCCCCCCGGTCGTCTGA
- the shc gene encoding squalene--hopene cyclase: MTATTDGSAGAMGPRATAASTTHDTDASASGLDAAAARAAERAVEHLLARQDPAGWWKGDLETNVTMDAEDLLLRQFLGILDADTLRAAALHIRREQREDGAWATFYGGPGEVSATVEAYVALRLAGDPPEAPHMTRASAWVRARGGIASARVFTRIWLALFGWWRWEDLPELPPELLFLPKWFPLNIYDFGCWARQTIVPLTVVSAKRPVRPAPFPLDELHTDPARPNPPRPLAPATGWDGIFQRLDKALHTYHRFAPRALRGTAMNVAARWIVERQENDGCWGGIQPPAVYSVIALHLLGYDLEHPVMRAGLESLDRFAVWREDGSRMIEACQSPVWDTCLAAIALADGGLPPDHPALVKAVDWMLDEEITRTGDWAVRRPGLPPGGWAFEFHNDNYPDIDDTAEVLLALRRVRHPDPARVDAAVARGTRWTLGMQSRNGAWAAFDADNTSPFPNKLPFCDFGEVVDPPSADVTAHVVEMLAYEGRAQDPRTRRGIEWLLANQEPNGAWFGRWGVNHVYGTGSVLPALTAAGLPVSHPAVRRAVRWLGTVQNEDGGWGEDLRSYEDEAWIGRGASTASQTAWALIALLAAGERDSGPVRRGVAWLAETQREDGSWDEPYFTGTGFPWDFSINYHLYRQVFPLTALGRYVYGEPSPGKER; this comes from the coding sequence ATGACAGCGACGACCGACGGAAGTGCCGGGGCCATGGGCCCCAGGGCGACCGCGGCCAGCACCACGCACGACACCGACGCCTCCGCGTCGGGCCTCGACGCAGCCGCCGCACGGGCCGCGGAGCGCGCCGTCGAGCACCTGCTCGCCCGCCAGGACCCGGCGGGCTGGTGGAAGGGCGACCTGGAGACCAACGTCACCATGGACGCCGAGGACCTCCTCCTCCGCCAGTTCCTCGGCATCCTCGACGCCGACACCCTCCGCGCCGCCGCGCTCCACATCCGCCGCGAACAGCGGGAGGACGGCGCCTGGGCCACCTTCTACGGCGGACCCGGCGAGGTCTCCGCCACCGTCGAGGCCTACGTCGCCCTGCGGCTCGCCGGAGACCCGCCCGAGGCCCCGCACATGACCCGCGCCTCCGCCTGGGTGCGCGCCCGGGGCGGTATCGCCTCCGCCCGGGTGTTCACCCGGATCTGGCTGGCCCTCTTCGGCTGGTGGCGCTGGGAGGACCTGCCCGAGCTGCCCCCCGAGCTGCTCTTCCTGCCGAAGTGGTTCCCGCTCAACATCTACGACTTCGGCTGCTGGGCCCGGCAGACGATCGTGCCGCTCACCGTGGTCTCGGCGAAGCGCCCGGTCCGCCCCGCGCCCTTCCCCCTCGACGAACTGCACACCGACCCGGCCAGGCCCAACCCGCCCCGGCCGCTCGCCCCGGCCACCGGCTGGGACGGCATCTTCCAGCGTCTCGACAAGGCACTGCACACCTACCACCGGTTCGCTCCGCGCGCGCTGCGCGGGACCGCCATGAACGTGGCCGCGCGGTGGATCGTCGAGCGCCAGGAGAACGACGGCTGCTGGGGCGGCATCCAGCCCCCCGCCGTCTACTCGGTCATCGCCCTCCACCTCCTCGGCTACGACCTCGAGCACCCGGTCATGCGGGCGGGCCTGGAGTCCCTCGACCGCTTCGCGGTCTGGCGCGAGGACGGTTCCCGCATGATCGAGGCCTGCCAGTCGCCGGTCTGGGACACCTGTCTCGCCGCCATCGCGCTCGCCGACGGAGGGCTCCCGCCCGACCATCCGGCCCTGGTCAAGGCCGTCGACTGGATGCTCGACGAGGAGATCACCCGGACCGGGGACTGGGCGGTGCGGCGTCCCGGACTGCCCCCGGGGGGCTGGGCGTTCGAGTTCCACAACGACAACTACCCCGACATCGACGACACCGCCGAGGTGTTGCTCGCCCTGCGCCGGGTCAGGCACCCCGACCCCGCGCGGGTGGACGCGGCCGTCGCCCGGGGCACCCGCTGGACCCTCGGCATGCAGTCGCGCAACGGCGCCTGGGCCGCCTTCGACGCCGACAACACCAGCCCCTTCCCCAACAAGCTCCCCTTCTGCGACTTCGGGGAGGTCGTCGACCCGCCCTCCGCCGACGTCACCGCCCATGTGGTGGAGATGCTGGCCTACGAGGGGCGGGCCCAGGACCCCCGTACCCGCAGGGGCATCGAGTGGCTGCTCGCGAACCAGGAGCCGAACGGGGCCTGGTTCGGGCGGTGGGGCGTCAACCACGTGTACGGCACCGGCTCGGTGCTCCCCGCGCTCACCGCCGCCGGACTGCCCGTCTCCCATCCGGCGGTACGCCGGGCCGTCCGCTGGCTCGGGACCGTGCAGAACGAGGACGGGGGCTGGGGCGAGGACCTCCGCTCGTACGAGGACGAGGCGTGGATCGGGCGCGGTGCCTCCACCGCCTCACAGACCGCGTGGGCGCTCATCGCCCTCCTCGCGGCCGGCGAGCGTGACTCCGGGCCCGTCCGGCGGGGAGTCGCCTGGCTGGCCGAGACGCAGCGCGAGGACGGCTCCTGGGACGAGCCGTACTTCACCGGGACCGGCTTCCCCTGGGACTTCTCCATCAACTACCACCTGTACCGGCAGGTCTTCCCCCTCACGGCGCTCGGGCGCTACGTGTACGGGGAGCCCTCGCCCGGCAAGGAGCGCTGA
- a CDS encoding 1-hydroxy-2-methyl-2-butenyl 4-diphosphate reductase, with the protein MGREPGPDPASRPGTAPPLLIACALGIERFALRGGDRGGAPGPVTVVRTGMGPAHAQRTVARVLGEERWADAAVIASGFCAGLAPGMHPGDLIVAEETRGADGTTPCVGTELLVKALVRAVPGRTVHTGPLSGSDHVVRGPERAALLATGAIAVDMESAATLRTAREAGRLGSGPDARPVAAVRVVVDAPEHELVRIGTVRGGISAFRVLRAVLPAFFEWHRSLLLPRR; encoded by the coding sequence ATGGGCCGCGAGCCGGGCCCGGACCCGGCCTCCCGCCCGGGTACCGCTCCGCCGCTGCTGATCGCCTGCGCGCTCGGCATCGAGCGGTTCGCCCTGCGCGGCGGGGACCGCGGCGGGGCCCCGGGCCCGGTGACCGTGGTGCGTACGGGCATGGGACCCGCCCACGCCCAGCGGACGGTCGCCCGGGTGCTCGGCGAGGAGCGGTGGGCGGACGCCGCCGTCATCGCCTCCGGGTTCTGCGCGGGGCTCGCCCCGGGCATGCACCCGGGGGACCTGATCGTCGCGGAGGAGACCCGCGGCGCCGACGGCACGACCCCCTGCGTCGGCACCGAGCTCCTGGTGAAGGCGCTGGTCAGGGCGGTGCCCGGGCGGACCGTCCACACCGGCCCGCTGAGCGGCTCCGACCATGTCGTGCGCGGCCCCGAGCGGGCCGCGCTGCTGGCCACCGGCGCGATCGCCGTCGACATGGAGTCCGCGGCGACCCTGCGGACCGCGCGGGAGGCCGGCCGGCTCGGGAGCGGGCCGGACGCGCGCCCGGTTGCGGCCGTCCGGGTGGTCGTGGACGCTCCAGAACATGAACTGGTCCGGATCGGCACGGTACGCGGGGGAATATCAGCCTTCCGTGTCCTTCGTGCCGTCCTTCCCGCGTTCTTCGAATGGCACCGTTCTTTGCTGCTCCCCAGGAGGTGA
- the hpnC gene encoding squalene synthase HpnC, with product MTETRQARPDASSRATLGKAADENFPVAPFFLPRAWRDDLMAAYGFARLVDDIGDGDLAPGGADARHLGLGPDEAEDRLAFLDAFEADLRRVFDGTPRHPLLRGLQPTVRRHGLTPEPFLGLIAANRQDQLVSRYETYDDLLAYCELSANPVGRLVLAITGTDTPERIRRSDEICTALQIVEHLQDVAEDLGNDRVYLPAEDLKRFHVTEDDLARPTAGASVRALIAFEAGRARELLDAGAPLVGSVHGRLRLLLAGFTGGGLSALDAITDAGYDVLTGPPKATKPSLMRQVGAVLLRARREG from the coding sequence GTGACGGAAACCCGGCAGGCGCGCCCCGACGCCTCCTCGCGCGCCACCCTCGGCAAGGCCGCGGACGAGAACTTCCCCGTGGCACCCTTCTTCCTGCCCCGGGCCTGGCGTGACGACCTGATGGCCGCCTACGGCTTCGCCCGTCTCGTCGACGACATCGGCGACGGCGACCTCGCCCCCGGCGGCGCCGACGCCCGGCACCTCGGCCTCGGCCCCGATGAGGCGGAGGACCGGCTCGCCTTCCTCGACGCCTTCGAGGCCGACCTCCGCCGCGTCTTCGACGGCACCCCCCGCCACCCCCTGCTCCGGGGCCTCCAGCCGACGGTCCGGCGCCATGGCCTCACCCCAGAGCCCTTCCTCGGGCTGATCGCCGCCAACCGCCAGGACCAGCTGGTCAGCCGGTACGAGACGTACGACGACCTCCTCGCGTACTGCGAGCTCTCCGCCAACCCCGTCGGCCGCCTCGTCCTCGCCATCACCGGCACCGACACCCCCGAGCGGATCCGGCGCTCCGACGAGATCTGCACCGCGCTGCAGATCGTCGAGCACCTCCAGGACGTCGCCGAGGACCTCGGCAACGACCGTGTCTACCTGCCCGCCGAGGACCTCAAGCGCTTCCACGTCACCGAGGACGACCTCGCCCGGCCCACCGCCGGCGCCTCGGTGCGCGCCCTGATCGCCTTCGAGGCCGGGCGGGCCCGCGAGCTGCTCGACGCGGGCGCCCCGCTCGTCGGCAGCGTCCACGGCCGGCTCCGCCTGCTCCTCGCGGGCTTCACCGGCGGAGGTCTTTCGGCGCTCGACGCCATCACCGACGCCGGATACGACGTGCTGACCGGCCCACCGAAGGCCACCAAGCCGAGCCTGATGCGCCAGGTGGGAGCGGTTCTGCTCCGGGCGCGGAGAGAGGGGTGA
- a CDS encoding TetR/AcrR family transcriptional regulator translates to MPAISGGKTYHHGDLRNALICAAVDLATDGGPERVVLREAARRVGVSPTAAYRHFDGRGELLRTVKLHAQCRLADSMERAAAREPGADDPALAAERRLVALCRGYVGFAVDQPGLYRAAFCVPRPAETEEPAVGRPSPGPEPEIRAFTLLREALEGLAKAGGPRADGRPAAGAAAWSAVHGLSLLLLDGPLRRLPAQRRDDVVESTLAMVVSGTREL, encoded by the coding sequence ATGCCAGCGATCTCGGGGGGAAAGACCTACCATCACGGCGACCTGCGCAACGCGCTGATCTGCGCCGCCGTCGACCTGGCCACCGACGGAGGCCCCGAGCGGGTCGTCCTGCGCGAGGCCGCCCGCAGGGTCGGCGTCTCGCCCACCGCCGCCTACCGGCACTTCGACGGGCGGGGCGAACTGCTCCGTACCGTCAAGCTCCACGCCCAGTGCCGGCTCGCCGACTCCATGGAGCGGGCCGCGGCCCGCGAGCCCGGCGCCGACGACCCCGCCCTGGCCGCCGAGCGCAGGCTCGTCGCCCTCTGCAGGGGGTACGTCGGCTTCGCCGTGGACCAGCCCGGCCTCTACCGGGCCGCCTTCTGCGTCCCCCGCCCCGCCGAGACAGAGGAGCCCGCCGTCGGCCGGCCGTCGCCGGGGCCCGAGCCGGAGATCCGCGCGTTCACCCTGCTCCGGGAGGCCCTGGAGGGCCTCGCCAAGGCCGGCGGCCCCCGGGCCGACGGACGGCCCGCCGCCGGAGCCGCCGCGTGGTCGGCCGTTCACGGACTGTCACTCCTCCTGCTCGACGGCCCCCTGCGGCGGCTGCCCGCGCAGCGCAGGGACGACGTCGTCGAATCCACCCTGGCCATGGTCGTCTCCGGCACGCGCGAGCTCTGA
- a CDS encoding ABC transporter permease, translated as MSDTHQGGAVATSAPPSVDEGLAPAELAAKYGLSVSGARPGLFEYVRELWSRRHFILAFSSAKLTAQYSQAKLGQVWQVATPLLNALVYYLIFGLILGAGQGMTKEVYIPFLVTGIFVFTFTQSSVMAGVRAISGNLGLVRALHFPRASLPISFSLQQLQQLLFSMIVLVAIVLSFGSFPTLRWLLVIPALFLHFVFNVGLAMIVARMGSKTPDLAQLMPFIMRTWMYASGVMFSIPVMLADKPAWIADVLMYNPAAVYMDLIRFALIDGYGAQNLPDHVWMTALAWALVVGIGGFVYFWKAEERYGRG; from the coding sequence GTGAGTGACACACACCAGGGCGGGGCGGTCGCGACGAGCGCGCCCCCGTCCGTCGACGAGGGCCTGGCCCCGGCCGAGCTGGCCGCGAAGTACGGTCTCTCGGTCAGCGGCGCCCGGCCCGGGCTGTTCGAGTACGTACGCGAGCTGTGGAGCCGCCGCCACTTCATCCTGGCCTTCTCCTCGGCCAAGCTGACCGCCCAGTACAGCCAGGCCAAGCTGGGCCAGGTGTGGCAGGTGGCGACCCCGCTGCTCAACGCCCTGGTCTACTACCTGATCTTCGGGCTGATCCTGGGTGCCGGGCAGGGGATGACCAAGGAGGTCTACATCCCCTTCCTGGTCACCGGCATCTTCGTGTTCACCTTCACCCAGAGCTCGGTCATGGCCGGCGTGCGGGCGATCTCGGGCAACCTCGGACTCGTCCGGGCCCTGCACTTCCCGCGGGCCAGCCTCCCGATCTCCTTCTCGCTCCAGCAGCTCCAGCAGCTGCTGTTCTCGATGATCGTCCTCGTGGCGATCGTGCTCTCCTTCGGCAGCTTCCCCACGCTCCGGTGGCTGCTGGTGATCCCGGCGCTCTTCCTGCACTTCGTGTTCAACGTGGGACTCGCCATGATCGTGGCGCGGATGGGCTCCAAGACGCCCGACCTCGCCCAGCTGATGCCGTTCATCATGCGGACCTGGATGTACGCGTCCGGCGTCATGTTCTCGATCCCGGTGATGCTCGCCGACAAGCCGGCCTGGATCGCCGACGTCCTCATGTACAACCCGGCGGCCGTCTACATGGACCTGATCCGCTTCGCCCTCATCGACGGCTACGGCGCGCAGAACCTTCCGGACCACGTCTGGATGACCGCCCTCGCCTGGGCGCTGGTCGTCGGCATCGGCGGTTTCGTCTACTTCTGGAAGGCCGAGGAGAGGTACGGCCGTGGCTGA
- a CDS encoding ABC transporter ATP-binding protein, with protein MADPNPSKIPTVICDDVHIVYRVNTGGGGKGSATAALSRIVGRGKAEVSRGVRKVHAVRGVTFTAYRGEAIGLIGSNGSGKSTLLRAVAGLLPTESGKVFTDGQPSLLGVNAALMNDLTGERNVILGGLAMGMSREEVRERYEGIVDFSGINEKGDFISLPMRTYSSGMGARLRFAIAAAKNHDVLLIDEALATGDRKFQIRSEERIRELRKEAGTVFLVSHSNKSIRDTCDRVLWLEKGQLLMDGPTDEVLKAYERETAR; from the coding sequence GTGGCTGACCCGAACCCGAGCAAGATCCCCACCGTCATCTGCGACGACGTCCACATCGTCTACCGGGTCAACACCGGCGGCGGAGGCAAGGGCAGCGCCACCGCGGCGCTCAGCCGGATCGTCGGCCGCGGCAAGGCCGAGGTCAGCCGTGGCGTCCGCAAGGTCCACGCCGTCCGCGGCGTCACCTTCACCGCCTACCGGGGCGAGGCCATCGGTCTCATCGGCTCCAACGGCTCCGGCAAGTCCACCCTGCTGCGCGCCGTCGCCGGCCTGCTCCCCACGGAGAGCGGCAAGGTCTTCACCGACGGCCAGCCCTCGCTCCTGGGCGTCAACGCGGCCCTCATGAACGACCTGACGGGCGAGCGCAACGTCATCCTCGGCGGCCTCGCCATGGGCATGAGCCGCGAGGAGGTGCGCGAGCGGTACGAAGGCATCGTCGACTTCTCCGGCATCAACGAGAAGGGCGATTTCATCAGCCTGCCGATGCGCACGTACTCCTCCGGCATGGGCGCCCGGCTCCGCTTCGCCATCGCGGCCGCCAAGAACCACGACGTCCTCCTCATCGACGAGGCGCTCGCGACGGGCGACCGCAAGTTCCAGATCCGCTCCGAGGAGCGCATCCGCGAGCTGCGCAAGGAGGCCGGCACGGTCTTCCTCGTCAGCCACAGCAACAAGTCCATCCGGGACACCTGCGACCGGGTGCTCTGGCTGGAGAAGGGGCAGCTCCTGATGGACGGCCCCACGGACGAGGTCCTCAAGGCGTACGAGCGGGAGACCGCCCGCTGA
- the hpnD gene encoding presqualene diphosphate synthase HpnD, with the protein MNATVEGQPQSSAPVLAAYSYCEAVTGQQARNFAYGIRLLPTDKRQAMSALYAFSRRVDDIGDGTLPVEAKRERLEGTRMLLDRVRAGKVEEDDTDPVAVALADAARRFPIPLGGLDELIDGVLMDVRGATYESWDDLKVYCRCVAGAIGRISLGVFGTQPGAHGADRAPEYADTLGLALQLTNILRDVREDAGNGRTYLPADDLAKFGCGDGFGSATPPPGSDFAGLVHFEVRRARALFAEGYRLLPMLDRRSGACVAAMAGIYRRLLDRIERDPEAVLRGRVSLPGREKAYVAVRGLSGLDTRHIARRTVRRRA; encoded by the coding sequence GTGAACGCGACCGTGGAGGGACAGCCCCAGTCGTCCGCACCGGTCCTGGCCGCCTACAGCTACTGCGAGGCGGTCACCGGGCAGCAGGCCCGTAACTTCGCGTACGGGATCCGGCTGCTGCCGACCGACAAGCGTCAGGCGATGTCCGCGCTCTACGCCTTCTCGCGGCGCGTCGACGACATCGGCGACGGCACGCTCCCCGTCGAGGCCAAGCGGGAGCGGCTCGAAGGCACCCGCATGCTGCTCGACCGCGTCCGCGCGGGCAAGGTCGAGGAGGACGACACCGACCCCGTCGCCGTCGCGCTCGCCGACGCCGCCCGCCGCTTCCCGATCCCGCTCGGCGGTCTCGACGAGCTCATCGACGGCGTCCTCATGGACGTGCGCGGGGCGACCTACGAGAGCTGGGACGACCTCAAGGTCTACTGCCGCTGCGTCGCCGGCGCGATCGGACGGATCTCGCTCGGCGTCTTCGGCACCCAGCCCGGCGCCCACGGCGCCGACCGCGCCCCCGAGTACGCCGACACCCTCGGCCTCGCGCTCCAACTCACCAACATCCTCAGGGACGTCCGTGAGGACGCCGGGAACGGCCGCACCTACCTGCCGGCCGACGACCTCGCCAAGTTCGGCTGCGGGGACGGCTTCGGGAGCGCGACCCCGCCGCCCGGATCCGACTTCGCCGGGCTCGTCCACTTCGAAGTCCGGCGCGCCCGCGCCCTCTTCGCCGAGGGCTACCGGCTGCTGCCGATGCTCGACCGGCGCAGCGGCGCGTGCGTCGCGGCGATGGCGGGCATCTACCGGCGGCTGCTCGACCGCATCGAGCGCGACCCGGAGGCCGTGCTGCGCGGCCGGGTCTCGCTGCCGGGACGGGAGAAGGCGTACGTCGCCGTACGCGGGCTCTCCGGGCTCGACACCCGCCACATCGCCCGGCGCACGGTCAGGAGGCGTGCCTGA
- a CDS encoding polyprenyl synthetase family protein has protein sequence MTVSTGTRGETVPTVPPGNPAVDTADVSALLERGRTLSTPVLRAAVDRLAAPMDTVAAYHFGWIDAGGNPADGDGGKAVRPALALLSAEAAGAAPEVGIPGAVAVELVHNFSLLHDDLMDGDEQRRHRDTVWKVHGPAQAILVGDALFALANEILLELGTVEAGRATRRLTTASRKLIDGQAQDISYEHRERVTVEECLEMEGNKTGALLACAVSIGAVLGGADDRTADKLEEYGYHLGLAFQAVDDLLGIWGDPEATGKQTWSDLRQRKKSLPVVAALAAGGPASEQLGRLLAEDAKSNDFDTFSEEEFALRAALIEEAGGREWTSQEARRQHAVAIAALHEVDMPALVREQLTALADFVVVRKR, from the coding sequence ATGACTGTGAGTACCGGAACTAGAGGAGAGACCGTGCCGACTGTGCCGCCGGGTAATCCGGCCGTCGACACCGCGGACGTGTCCGCACTGCTGGAGCGGGGGCGGACCCTGTCCACCCCCGTACTGCGGGCGGCCGTCGACCGCCTCGCCGCGCCCATGGACACCGTGGCCGCCTACCACTTCGGCTGGATCGACGCCGGCGGCAACCCCGCCGACGGCGACGGCGGCAAGGCGGTCCGCCCCGCGCTGGCCCTGCTGTCGGCCGAGGCCGCGGGCGCCGCGCCCGAGGTCGGCATCCCCGGCGCCGTCGCCGTGGAGCTCGTCCACAACTTCTCACTGCTCCACGACGACCTGATGGACGGCGACGAGCAGCGCCGCCACCGCGACACCGTGTGGAAGGTGCACGGCCCCGCCCAGGCCATCCTGGTCGGCGACGCGCTGTTCGCCCTGGCAAACGAGATCCTGCTGGAGCTCGGCACCGTCGAGGCCGGCCGCGCGACCCGCAGGCTCACCACCGCCAGTCGCAAGCTCATCGACGGCCAGGCCCAGGACATCTCCTACGAGCACCGCGAGCGGGTCACCGTCGAGGAGTGCCTGGAGATGGAGGGCAACAAGACGGGCGCCCTGCTCGCCTGCGCCGTCTCCATCGGCGCCGTCCTCGGCGGCGCCGACGACCGGACCGCCGACAAGCTGGAGGAGTACGGGTACCACCTCGGGCTCGCCTTCCAGGCCGTCGACGACCTCCTCGGCATCTGGGGCGACCCGGAGGCCACCGGCAAGCAGACCTGGAGCGACCTGCGCCAGCGCAAGAAGTCGCTGCCGGTCGTCGCGGCCCTCGCCGCGGGCGGCCCCGCCTCCGAGCAGCTCGGCCGACTGCTCGCCGAGGACGCCAAGTCCAACGACTTCGACACCTTCTCCGAGGAGGAGTTCGCCCTCCGGGCGGCCCTCATCGAGGAGGCCGGAGGACGCGAGTGGACCTCCCAGGAGGCCCGCCGCCAGCACGCCGTCGCGATCGCGGCCCTGCACGAGGTGGACATGCCCGCCCTCGTGCGGGAACAGCTCACCGCGCTGGCCGACTTCGTGGTCGTACGGAAGAGATGA
- the hpnE gene encoding hydroxysqualene dehydroxylase HpnE produces MTTDGTEHSSRQPHAVVVGGGLAGVTAALQLAEADVRVTLLEGRPRLGGLAFSFRRGDLTVDNGQHVYLRCCTAYRWFLDRIDGARLAPLQDRLDVPVLDVGHPRGPRLGRIRRDALPVPLHLARSLATYPHLSLAERASVGRAALALKKLDPADPALDGIDFATWLGRHGQSPRTVEALWDLVGIPTLNAPAPQASMGLAAMVFKTGLLSEPGAADIGWAHVPLGELHDTRAAKELDALGVRTALRTKAERISRTEDGRWTVEVPGETLEADVVVLAVPQAETHALLPEGALDDPDRLLDIETAPILNLHVVYDRKVLKRPFFTALGSPVQWVFDRTDSSGLKGGGQYLAVSQSAAQDEIDEPVAVLRERYLPELERLLPAARGAGIRDFFVTRERTATFAPSPGVGRLRPGARTRVPGLYLAGSWTATGWPATMEGAVRSGFSAAGAALSTLGRRHDHPLQEAA; encoded by the coding sequence GTGACGACCGACGGAACCGAGCACAGCTCCCGGCAGCCCCACGCCGTCGTCGTCGGCGGCGGGCTCGCCGGCGTCACGGCAGCCCTCCAGCTCGCCGAGGCCGACGTCCGCGTCACGCTGCTCGAAGGCCGGCCCCGCCTCGGCGGCCTCGCCTTCTCCTTCCGCCGCGGGGACCTCACCGTCGACAACGGCCAGCACGTGTACCTGCGCTGCTGCACCGCCTACCGCTGGTTCCTCGACCGGATCGACGGCGCCCGGCTCGCCCCGCTCCAGGACCGCCTCGACGTCCCCGTCCTGGACGTCGGGCACCCCCGCGGCCCCCGGCTCGGCCGGATCCGCCGCGACGCCCTCCCCGTACCGCTGCACCTCGCGCGCAGCCTCGCCACGTACCCCCACCTCTCCCTCGCCGAGCGTGCGTCCGTCGGCCGGGCCGCGCTCGCCCTGAAGAAGCTCGACCCCGCCGACCCGGCACTCGACGGCATCGACTTCGCCACCTGGCTCGGCCGCCACGGTCAGTCCCCGCGGACCGTCGAGGCCCTCTGGGACCTGGTCGGCATCCCCACCCTCAACGCCCCCGCCCCGCAGGCCTCCATGGGGCTCGCCGCGATGGTCTTCAAGACCGGGCTCCTCTCCGAGCCCGGTGCCGCCGACATCGGCTGGGCCCACGTCCCGCTCGGCGAACTCCACGACACCCGGGCCGCGAAGGAGCTCGACGCCCTCGGCGTCCGCACCGCGCTGCGCACCAAGGCCGAGCGGATCTCCCGTACCGAAGACGGGCGTTGGACCGTCGAGGTGCCGGGGGAGACCCTGGAGGCCGACGTCGTCGTCCTCGCCGTACCGCAGGCCGAGACGCACGCCCTGCTGCCCGAAGGCGCCCTCGACGACCCCGACCGGCTGCTCGACATCGAGACCGCGCCCATCCTGAACCTCCACGTCGTCTACGACCGCAAGGTGCTGAAGCGGCCCTTCTTCACCGCGCTCGGCTCCCCGGTCCAGTGGGTCTTCGACCGCACCGACTCCTCCGGACTGAAGGGCGGCGGCCAGTACCTCGCCGTCTCCCAGTCCGCCGCCCAGGACGAGATCGACGAGCCCGTCGCCGTCCTGCGCGAGCGCTACCTCCCGGAGCTGGAGCGGCTGCTGCCCGCCGCCCGCGGCGCCGGGATCCGCGACTTCTTCGTCACCAGGGAGCGGACGGCCACGTTCGCTCCCTCCCCGGGCGTCGGCCGGCTCCGCCCCGGCGCCCGCACCCGGGTCCCCGGCCTCTACCTGGCCGGATCCTGGACCGCCACCGGCTGGCCCGCGACCATGGAGGGCGCCGTCCGCAGCGGCTTCAGCGCAGCGGGCGCGGCGCTCTCCACCCTCGGCCGCCGTCATGACCATCCGCTGCAGGAGGCGGCATGA